The bacterium genome contains a region encoding:
- a CDS encoding pilus assembly protein, translated as MKRFYQSQKGQSLVEFALVIPIFILLLFGIIEFGRLWETMNVLTSAAREGARIAAVTSPDGARVRSSALNLLAGSGLTGISITISGPGGSHDVTVTVSGTYAPLTNAVIPGLIGPFNLTRSTTMHWEG; from the coding sequence ATGAAAAGATTCTATCAATCGCAAAAAGGCCAGTCCCTGGTCGAATTTGCCCTGGTGATTCCCATCTTTATTCTGCTGCTCTTCGGCATCATCGAGTTTGGTCGGCTATGGGAGACCATGAACGTTCTGACCAGCGCCGCCCGGGAAGGCGCCCGCATTGCAGCGGTCACCTCGCCGGACGGGGCGCGCGTCAGAAGCAGCGCGTTGAATTTACTGGCAGGCAGCGGCCTGACCGGCATTTCTATCACCATTTCCGGTCCCGGCGGAAGCCATGATGTCACCGTGACGGTAAGCGGCACCTATGCTCCGCTGACCAATGCGGTCATACCCGGCCTGATCGGCCCTTTTAACCTTACACGCAGTACGACGATGCACTGGGAAGGCTAA
- a CDS encoding Flp family type IVb pilin, translated as MQAVINFLRGLFSKEEGQTLAEYALILVLIAVAVIAAVTALGGNIGAVLDRIAAALGVE; from the coding sequence ATGCAAGCAGTCATCAATTTCCTCCGCGGTCTCTTTTCAAAAGAAGAGGGACAGACCCTGGCAGAGTATGCTTTGATTCTGGTGTTGATCGCTGTGGCAGTTATTGCGGCTGTTACAGCTTTAGGTGGTAATATCGGCGCTGTTTTGGATCGGATTGCGGCCGCACTGGGGGTAGAATAA
- the cpaB gene encoding Flp pilus assembly protein CpaB — protein sequence MMFLLKLKYLIPLAVLAALLATLGTYSYLQNQKTALQQSKKMVRTVLIAKVNLPVGTRLDESVLQVKEYPPELTPAGSFTQAADLVGRVTKSEIFAGEVVLESRLAAQGSSSGFAAAIPAGMRAMTVAVNVVSGVSGFILPHARVDVLATVSSTGDKEESTTTTILENIEVLAVDQTVDTKNNEPITVKSVTLLVTPEQAEKLALGSYEGKLQLVLRNTVDQAEAAPSGVRLKELINKNQPVKPPPRVLRTEAPPPPAVQPQPVQEPPKQVIEVYRSNVRSEVILDEGTAKEGKPQKP from the coding sequence GTGATGTTTCTGCTCAAGCTCAAGTACCTGATCCCTCTCGCTGTCTTGGCCGCCCTGCTGGCAACTCTGGGCACCTATTCCTATCTGCAGAATCAAAAGACCGCTCTGCAGCAAAGCAAAAAAATGGTGCGCACCGTGCTGATCGCCAAAGTCAATCTTCCGGTTGGCACGCGACTGGATGAGAGCGTGCTGCAGGTGAAAGAATATCCGCCTGAATTAACGCCTGCCGGCAGTTTTACCCAGGCCGCAGACCTCGTGGGCCGGGTCACCAAATCCGAGATCTTTGCCGGCGAAGTGGTTCTTGAATCGCGCTTGGCCGCGCAGGGATCCAGCAGCGGCTTTGCCGCCGCCATACCCGCCGGCATGCGCGCCATGACTGTGGCGGTCAATGTGGTCAGCGGCGTCAGCGGATTCATCCTGCCCCATGCCCGCGTCGATGTGCTGGCCACGGTTTCCTCAACCGGGGACAAGGAAGAATCCACCACCACTACCATTTTGGAAAACATCGAGGTTCTGGCCGTGGACCAAACCGTGGACACTAAAAACAACGAACCGATCACCGTCAAATCGGTCACACTGCTGGTGACCCCGGAGCAGGCGGAAAAGCTGGCCCTGGGAAGTTACGAGGGCAAACTGCAGCTGGTGCTGCGAAATACGGTTGATCAGGCTGAAGCCGCCCCCTCCGGCGTGCGCCTGAAAGAACTGATCAATAAAAATCAACCCGTGAAGCCGCCGCCGCGCGTCTTGCGCACAGAGGCTCCACCGCCGCCGGCTGTTCAGCCGCAACCGGTTCAGGAACCACCCAAACAGGTGATCGAAGTCTATCGCAGCAACGTTCGTTCCGAAGTGATTCTGGATGAAGGAACCGCAAAAGAGGGCAAGCCGCAAAAGCCGTGA
- a CDS encoding prepilin peptidase produces the protein MRLQITLLFISALAAACWDLRQRRIPNWLTLAAFIAGIGLHSAADGTAGLSASVLGAAVGAIPFALVYWLGGMGAGDVKLMAGVGALFAWPAVCLALFCIVLAGGLLGLVKIGMHLYQRRGGTKIPGSLRRLELPYGVAIAVGTCVTIFLGML, from the coding sequence ATGAGACTGCAGATCACGCTGCTTTTTATTTCTGCGCTTGCAGCTGCGTGCTGGGATTTGCGTCAGCGTCGCATTCCCAACTGGCTGACCCTGGCGGCGTTCATCGCCGGCATCGGTCTGCATTCAGCTGCTGATGGAACTGCAGGCCTGTCCGCCTCTGTTCTCGGAGCAGCGGTGGGAGCGATCCCATTCGCCCTGGTTTACTGGTTAGGTGGCATGGGCGCCGGCGACGTCAAACTGATGGCCGGCGTCGGCGCCCTGTTCGCCTGGCCTGCCGTGTGCCTTGCGCTGTTCTGCATTGTCCTTGCCGGCGGCCTGTTGGGGCTGGTGAAAATCGGCATGCACCTTTATCAGCGGCGAGGCGGCACAAAGATCCCTGGCTCTCTTCGGCGGTTGGAACTACCCTATGGCGTTGCCATCGCTGTGGGAACCTGTGTTACCATTTTTCTGGGGATGCTGTGA
- a CDS encoding Flp family type IVb pilin, with protein MQRLGRFFSLWLLKDDGQTLMEYAVILLLIALAVIAALTLFGGQVLALYNRIVGSWP; from the coding sequence ATGCAAAGGCTTGGCCGTTTTTTTTCTCTCTGGCTGCTGAAGGATGATGGTCAGACGCTGATGGAGTATGCCGTCATCCTGCTGCTGATCGCCCTGGCTGTTATTGCGGCTTTGACATTGTTCGGCGGCCAGGTCCTCGCACTGTACAATCGGATCGTTGGCAGCTGGCCGTGA